One stretch of Anabrus simplex isolate iqAnaSimp1 chromosome 3, ASM4041472v1, whole genome shotgun sequence DNA includes these proteins:
- the LOC137498977 gene encoding zinc finger protein 658B-like isoform X2, translated as MDLEVLIKKEPVYIEETAVTSGPAADSKNEIMKEEQIIDELVPCVKEESSAENIAVLAGEMQHRCTMRSMSLSREIEYKRHILNHSQLKPHRCTQCDLSFARNSFLKRHAQVHSDERPFGCDLCPATFKLKRYLQDHMRIHSKSRPYCCKECGKAFKQPSHLQYHMARHSEVKAFRCEKCNKTFTLRSGLNTHMRIHSGERPYKCNECNATFIQQGHLKNHMTFLHSNDRPYCCEVCGRRFAIRHILRKHELTHSLERPFECNDCHSTFPSKEYLKRHIANHVAQRERPYSCKVCDKTFTQRSNLKTHMVTHSAERPFQCKECDKSFALRTTLRTHMKIHCGERPFQCSECSKSFQQQPHLQAHMVTHSGERAYQCHKCDRAFTQRSSLRNHIVLHSGIGAYKCEECNSTFPRKGYLSEHMITHSGERAFECKVCGNAFPRRSALRTHMNLHTGERRYRCDECNSTFTQRCHLQTHLLTHTQPYRCEECNSTFPQLRNLRKHIKTHSK; from the coding sequence TGCAGAGAATATTGCAGTATTGGCTGGGGAAATGCAGCACCGTTGTACGATGCGCAGTATGAGTTTATCACGGGAAATTGAGTACAAAAGACACATTCTTAACCACTCCCAACTGAAGCCGCATCGATGTACACAATGCGACCTCTCGTTTGCTCGCAATTCCTTCCTGAAAAGACATGCGCAAGTACATTCCGATGAAAGGCCATTTGGTTGTGACTTATGTCCGGCCACGTTTAAGTTGAAGAGGTATTTGCAGGACCATATGAGAATTCATTCAAAAAGTAGGCCGTACTGTTGTAAGGAATGCGGTAAAGCGTTCAAACAACCAAGTCATCTCCAATACCATATGGCACGGCACTCCGAAGTAAAAGCATTCCGTTGCGAAAAATGCAATAAAACGTTTACCTTACGAAGTGGGTTGAATACTCACATGAGGATTCATAGCGGAGAACGGCCGTATAAGTGCAACGAGTGTAACGCTACCTTCATACAGCAAGGTCATCTTAAAAACCACATGACTTTTCTTCATTCAAATGATAGGCCGTACTGTTGTGAAGTATGCGGTCGGAGGTTCGCAATCAGGCATATTCTAAGAAAGCACGAGTTAACGCATTCACTTGAAAGACCATTCGAGTGTAATGACTGCCATAGCACGTTTCCCTCCAAGGAATACCTTAAAAGACACATAGCTAATCATGTAGCCCAACGTGAACGACCGTACAGTTGTAAAGTATGCGATAAAACATTCACACAGCGGAGTAATTTGAAAACTCATATGGTTACTCACTCAGCAGAACGGCCTTTCCAATGCAAGGAATGCGATAAATCCTTTGCCTTGCGGACTACTCTTCGAACACACATGAAAATTCACTGTGGAGAACGACCATTCCAGTGTAGTGAATGTAGCAAATCATTCCAACAGCAACCTCATTTGCAAGCCCACATGGTAACACACAGTGGAGAGCGTGCATACCAGTGTCATAAGTGCGATAGAGCTTTTACTCAGAGAAGCTCTCTTCGGAATCATATTGTGCTTCATTCTGGAATCGGAGCGTATAAATGTGAGGAATGCAATAGTACGTTTCCGAGGAAAGGTTATCTTTCGGAGCACATGATAACTCACTCCGGTGAAAGGGCCTTTGAATGTAAAGTGTGTGGTAATGCGTTCCCGCGACGCAGTGCCCTGCGAACTCATATGAATCTTCACACCGGAGAACGACGTTATAGGTGTGATGAATGCAACAGTACGTTCACGCAGCGATGTCATTTGCAAACGCACCTGTTAACTCACACTCAGCCGTACCGTTGCGAGGAATGCAACAGTACCTTTCCTCAACTACGAAATCTTCGAAAGCACATAAAAACTCACTCCAAGTGA